One stretch of Pieris brassicae chromosome 8, ilPieBrab1.1, whole genome shotgun sequence DNA includes these proteins:
- the LOC123713494 gene encoding N-chimaerin, which translates to MENLRNIWKPELYRIQMEAPQPKRIICEKYPDRPEFYGKEYHGIMGHKEATYILEDEPNGAFLIRKGNEFNDFYTLTWRFNDKIHHYKLYYDGSHYIRDKRYETIYDLVADGLITCHMELKAHHILEMINSNANYTESPYVTLNRKKLKTLSQMHQESNRSSPIIQTTEKLTTELIIKPLFNLTPTLEDPPPLYKYSKSHSFKVHTFKGLNWCEFCANFLWGFTAQGVKCEDCGFIAHLKCSERVPSHCVPDLKKLRGVFGIDLTTLLNAHSSTLPFVVKKCVNEIESRGIDSEGIYRVSGFADEIEALKLAFDKDGEAADLSVYSNINVIAGTLKLYLRLLPVPLITYEVHPKLITAIQMKKTPTIQISALRECLDSLPSAHFNCLQYMVQHLHRVSQHAEVNKMSAHNLSTVFAPTLVATPPAITDLSFEIRALQALIEYCPQIYYNNK; encoded by the exons ATGGAGAATCTGAGAAATATATGGAAGCCAGAGT tATATCGTATTCAAATGGAAGCTCCACAGCCAAAGCGTATCATTTGTGAGAAGTACCCTGACCGACCAGAGTTCTATGGTAAGGAATATCATGGTATCATGGGACACAAGGAAGCAACATATATTTTGGAAGACGAACCCAATGGTGCTTTCCTTATACGAAAAGGCAAtgaatttaatgatttttatacacTCACTTGGAG ATTTAATGATAAGATACATCATTATAAGTTATACTATGATGGAAGCCACTATATTAGAGACAAACGATATGAAACAATTTATGATTTAGTTGCTGATGGGCTTATTACATGTCACATGGAATTGAAAGCTCATCACATTCTTGAAATGATAAATTCAAATGCTAATTATACTGAAAGTCCTTATGTCACATTAAAcagaaaaaagttaaaaacattatcacAAATGCATCA GGAATCAAACAGATCTAGTCCCATAATACAAACAACTGAAAAATTAACAACAGAGCTGATAATCAAGCCACTATTCAACTTGACACCAACATTAGAGGATCCACCaccattatataaatattccaaGTCACATAGCTTTAAAGTACATACATTCAAAGGGCTTAATTGGTGTGAATTTTGTGCAAATTTTTTGTGGGGCTTTACTGCCCAGGGTGTAAAATGTGAAG ATTGTGGATTTATAGCACATTTAAAATGTTCGGAACGAGTTCCAAGTCATTGTGTTCCAGATTTAAAGAAACTCAGAGGTGTATTTGGAATAGATTTGACAACATTACTCAATGCTCATTCAAGTACTTTACCATTTGTTGTAAAGAAATGTGTTAATGAGATTGAAAGTAGAGGGATAGATTCAGAGGGTATTTATCGAGTATCAGGCTTTGCAGATGAGATTGAAGCACTGAAATTAGCTTTTGATAAag atgGTGAGGCAGCTGATTTAAGTGTATAcagtaatataaatgttattgctGGAACACTCAAATTGTACTTACGACTTTTACCGGTTCCTCTTATCACTTATGAAGTCCATCCTAAACTTATTACTGCAATTC AAATGAAGAAAACACCGACTATTCAAATATCAGCGTTACGAGAATGTCTGGATTCTTTGCCATCTGCACATTTTAACTGCTTGCAGTACATGGTCCAGCATTTACATAG agtATCTCAACATGCAGAAGTAAATAAGATGTCAGCACACAACCTAAGCACAGTATTTGCTCCAACTTTGGTTGCAACACCCCCTGCAATCACTGACCTGTCTTTTGAAATCCGAGCGCTCCAAGCCCTTATTGAGTATTGcccacaaatatattataacaataaataa
- the LOC123713495 gene encoding N-glycosylase/DNA lyase: MSWNKIPIKSRELQLIGTLNGGQSFRWTFDSHENIWTGIFAKTVWRLQEEDDCLKYIVLGSLLKKSDTEGGKHVDVYKNLLQNYFRLDVDLSNYYKTWSEKDDLFKSACVQFYGIRMLAQEPVENLFSFICSQNNHISRISSMVEKLCTHYGEKICEVNDISYYSFPDVDKLAQPKVESQLRELGFGYRAKFIKKSADQIVEWGGEEWFKGLRVKMYKDARTELMKLCGIGPKVADCICLMSLNHLDALPVDTHVFQIAAENYLPHLRGKKSVTEKMYTEIGDHFRNLYGDMAGWAHTVLFCADLKKFQQNDILEDIPQKRKKR, from the exons atgTCGTGGAATAAAATTCCTATTAAAAGTCGTGAGCTTCAACTGATCGGTACTTTAAACGGAGGCCAAAGTTTTAG ATGGACGTTTGATAGCCATGAAAATATATGGACTGGTATTTTCGCCAAAACTGTATGGAGACTCCAAGAGGAAGATGATTGTTTGAAGTACATAGTTCTTggatcattattaaaaaaatctgatacGGAAGGAGGCAAGCATGTGGATGTTTACAAGAACttgttacaaaattatttccgTCTTGATGTTGATTTGAGtaactattataaaacatgGTCAGAAAAGGATGACTTGTTCAAATCAGCTTGTGTACAGTTTTATGGGATTAGAATGTTAGCTCAAGAGCCAGTAgaaaatcttttttcttttatttgtaGCCAAAATAACCATATATCAAG GATATCGAGTATGGTAGAAAAGTTATGTACACATTATGGTGAGAAAATTTGTGAAGTCAATGACATATCATATTATTCCTTTCCTGATGTAGATAAATTAGCACAGCCAAAG GTTGAGTCACAACTTCGAGAACTAGGATTTGGATATAGagctaaatttattaagaaatcagCTGATCAAATAGTTGAATGGGGTGGTGAAGAATGGTTTAAGGGTTTACGGGTAAAGATGTATAAGGATGCTAGAACAGAGCTTATGAAGCTATGTGGAATCGGACCTAAG GTTGCTGATTGCATTTGTTTAATGTCATTAAATCATTTAGATGCACTGCCAGTTGATACACATGTTTTCCAAATAGCTGCTGAAAACTATCTCCCACATTTGAGGGGTAAGAAAAGTGTTACTGAAAAAATGTACACAGAAATTGGCGATCACTTTAGAAATTTATATGGAGATATGGCTGGCTGGGCACACACG GTGCTGTTTTGTGCAGatctaaaaaaatttcaacaaaatgatattttagaaGACATACCTCAAAAGCGAAAGAAAaggtaa